ATCATTTGAATCCAAAGTTCAGTGTATTGCCAGAATAGACTGAGAACACTTACAGATGATAGGTCCACATCACGATTAGTGAACTCTGTAAGAATTTTTAGCCAAAGACTAGAACTGAAGAGTCCTAAAATATTACAGTAGCAGATTTCATGCACCTCTGGCTGTCCAGTTTTAACGTTTCCACGTCCCTAAGGCCCCAACAAATAGATGACACTCAACCTTTTTAATCCAAAGAATGGTCGTGAAAGAGTCGAGTTTCATAGCTGGCCAAGTGGCAATGTCATGGTTTTAACTCTAAATTCTACACTCACACTGTATCTCTTTTCGGTTTGTCTTTTTATCATTTCAGTGCAGACACTGTGATCTTCAAAGAGTCAAAGATGTTATCTGTGTGCCAGAAAACACCTTGAACTTGGCATTAAAGTAGTTTTGTGTTGTGAAATATAGTTAACTGGTAAATCCTATAATTTTAGCAGTTCTTTCATCAAAGTGCCAACAGAACTCTacctttattaaaatatcatacTTAATATCATATGTCAAGAATCAGACTTTAAGATCACTGCTCATCTTGACCTTCGGTATATTTTCACCATTAGCACAGACTCTTCCCAGAGATCTTTTTTTATATGGAAGGAGTTAGTGAGATCATACTTGTGACTATTTGACATGCATTCACATGTTACTATTGTCtatggcacagtgtataaagctaaagaagaaaaaactctgGAAAAATAATGCCACTAAGTAAAAGGGCATTTCTAATCACTGTCCACTTCTTTAATGGATCCACACTTCTTAAGAAAGTTCTCTGGGAGCTGAAACAATGTACTTAACATATACTGTAAATCAGGCTGGGCATCCTGAGAtccaaaaggaagaaaactaaagTAAATGATGaggaaatactatagaaatgtataCCATTAGCTTTTGAGGTTAAGGATGGTACAGGCTTTGaaatttccattttgttcaatTTAGTGATATTCATCATGTATCACCAGAAATGTTTGACAGGAACAATAAGGTACTAATCTTTGAGGATTCAAAACAGATAATCCTACAGGACCCTAACCAAGTGAGAGCATAGCTAGCCTTCTCTTTCAGGTTTTAGGAAACTAAACACTGCTTTGTTTTCGTTGGCTTTAGTGGCCTGAGACTAGATAAACTGAAGTAGCCTAAGAAGAAACTGAAGGTCTCATAAATCTGCACTACACCTAGGCATTGCACAAACTGAAATCAATCCTTGAATTACCTGTCAGTGTTCCACAGTTTCTTGCCTTAAGACGCAACcccaaattattttacttttaaagtgcTTTCAAACAAGTTATTCCACCATGAGTTTCAGACTCTGATGTTGGCTTTATTGGGGCCAACATTAACAATTTAACATTCCTTTGACACCGGACTTATTTGTTTGAAGCTATAAATTGTGTTACCTCATCTCATTATTCTACATTATATAGAATTTTACAGCTTTGAGGGCTAGAAATGCAGCAATTCAATAGtcattgaaaattattaaaattattaaaatgttttacagAACTCTGATTACTCCCTGgcagagaaaataatataaaagaaacactGACCAGTGGTCTTCTCTTATGTATATTAGTAGAGTGATTAGTAGTTTCTACAATCTACTTTTCACTTCTGTGGTACCTTAGATACTTAAATTTAACTCCCCTTATTTCCCTTTCTCATGTATTTTgagttttctctttaaatatgaGGATATAAAATCCAATATAAGATTATAGCTTCTCATTCCATCAACACAACCTACACAAATTTCACCTTCTTTTCATATTGCATTTAATGTCTCCCAACATTTCAAAGAAGCAAAAAAGAGCTTTATTTTACaccataattttaatttaaagtccttaatctaaaaatgtttcttctttattcCCTGTTGCCTCATATATTTGAGAATATGCTTGTAGGCTATACATTGTGATCGACTGTCAAACACTCTCTCTCTGATAATTATTCCCGCCCAACAGCCCTCAACTTGCTAAGTTATTCTGCTTTGGTCTGTAAtttatctgtgattttttttaacattgtttttacAAGTGTGAGTGAACATTTGTACTGGAACACAAACTCCTGAGGCATTGCACAGCAGTGATACAAGAAAATGCTCTTTATCACAAGAATCTAACAGAGTTCATGGTGTTTACAAGGAAAAGTACAAACCCTTTGATTATTCTGCATGCATTTTACCTGTAAGGTAATGTATGCAGGCTGCCATCATCAAACACTTGGCACCCAACAGTGAGtagttttctaaaaataactGGAAAATCACTTGTTAGGCTTTTAAATTCATTGGCTTTACTTGCCCATTCAGTAAATGACTTCTCTAAAAAAGCTACCACCTACCAAAAATGACACCCAGCTGACATCTCTGTTCATCTTATACTGAATTAATCGAATTCAGTATTTGCTATATACTATGCTAACTTTGGGAATGTGGAGCTTCAATTTGTTCCCACCATggattattaaaaacattttaggcTGGATGGATCACAAACTCAAATTTCAGGTAGTCAGTTTTCTTGAAGAAATTATTAATAGCAAAATAACTTCAGTATTCAAGTACACTTTAAACTTGTAAATGTAAAAGCTGAAAAGAAAGTAAAGCTTGTAAATGTAAAGGCTGAAAAGAAGGTAAATGTTTAACTGAGgtggtattattttattatacatacttCTGATGAGAAAGTAGGGAGGCCTTGAAAACAAACCCAAACAAGCTAAGTGTGAGTGCAAACATTtccagttctatttttttaaaacttactaatTTCTTCGTTTGCTTTTTCTCTAAACTTCTAGAAAcgtaaagggggtgggggaaaagcACATGGCTCTTTTAAGCATCCTACCATATTACAATAGTGGGTGTCTGGGGATTCTTGCATCTTCACAAGCTTGTGTCTCCGTTCTGCTTGAACTCAGATAAAATATTGAGGGTCATATCTTCACTCTTGGACTGCAAATTTGCCTCACTTCTTCTGGAAGCTTTCCTGGTTGCCCGGGAGAGCCTCCTTCTGAAAGTATCTCCTGCCAAGAAATAGAGAATAGGGTCCACACAACTGTTGAGACTGGCTAGACCTCTTGTCACCTGGTAAGTGGCATAAACCCTATCATTGAAAGCACACATTTCTGGAGTCTGATAATCCAGCCGAGCCCTCAAATTCATCGTTTTCATCACATGGAAAGGGATGTAAGACACACCAAACACAGTCAGTACAATGATCACCAGGTAAATCGATTTCCTCCTCAGAGGTGAGTTGTCCAGGTCATTATAAATCAAAGCTCTCACAATTAATCCATAACAGCCCAGAATCAGCACCAAGGGGACACAGAACATGGCCACGGTCGTGCACATGCTGTAGATGAAATAACCTCGCAGGTTGTCGTCTGGGGCGGTGTCATAGCAAGTGGTAGTATTGTTTTTCCGGATCCCTGTGCGCGCATAGAAGATGATGGGGGAGATCCACACCACCACGACGAACCACACCAGCAAGCTGATGTAAATGGCGTTCTTCTTCTTGAGCCTGCCCAGGGACTTGAGCGGGTACACCACGCCGCTGTAGCGGTGCACGCTGATGCAGGTGAGGAACAGGATGCTGCCGTAGAGGTTCACGTGGAACATGAACCTCTGCAGCTTACACATGGCCCCCCCGAAGACCCAGTCCGTCTTGTTGAAGTAGTAGGAGATGAGCGCGGGCAGAGTCAGCACGTACAAGAAGTCGGCAACCGCCAAGTTGAACATGTATACGGAGATGCCGCTCCACGGTTTCATGTGGAAGATGAACATCCAGATGGCCACGCTGTTGCCCAGGAAGCCAATGATGAACACCAGGATGTAGACAGCGGGCAGGTAGTAGAACTGGAAGCCCGTCTTGGTTAGCGAACATTTGAACGCAAGGGTGGAGGCGACCGTGCTGTTCCCCCAGGGAGAGTCCGGGCCGGCCAGAAAGACAGCGTCTGTCCTGTTGGGGACATCTTGGTAATTCTCTTCTTCCAACCACAGCATCTCCGTCATTCTCTCCTGGAATTAGGCAGCGGCTCCGAGGGGCAAGCGGCGGAGAGagtgcggcggcggcggcggcggcggcggggggtgCAGCGAGCATCGGAAAAGCGCGCGAGCAGAGGAGAGCCGGCACCGGGATCCGTGTGGGAGGGGGCGCGCGGGGGTTCGCCCACGCCAGTTTGGACTCCGAGTTCGCCGCGGGTCATGAAATCCGTCCCGGGCCGGGACGAAAAGGGCTGGCCTGACAGCCAGCAACTTCCCTGTCCGGCCGGCAACGCCGAGGTTACACAACCCGGCACGCAGGGCACCGCCGACAACTTTCCGACTGCGGTTTCCCGAAGGAGTAGCAGGTCCGCACCGGAGGCTCTGCCAAGTCTCGCTAAATTCCTTTGTGCCCCGGCGTGGAGAGGGCGTCCCCCAGCCTCCTTCCTCCAAAGATCAACTTCGTTTGGGCATCTTCCTTTTCCCCACCTTGCAAGCAAGCCGCTCTGCTCCGGGGCTCCGGGGCTCGCGCAACTTCCGCGTGGCTGCAGCCCCGGGCGTGCGCGTCTGGGAGGCGTCCGCTCTTCTGCAGTACTGCTCCCAGCCCTCCTAGAGGCCCGCAGGGTCCCGAGTGCGGGCGCGGGCGGGGGAACCCGGTTCTTCGAGAGGGTGGGCGGAGTCAGGCCCCCGGCGCTCCGCGGGAGGCGAGGGGCGTTTCGCCACCCTCTGCCGGGCCACGGGCTCGTGCACAGCTGGGCGTTTACCCCACCAGCCTGAGGCGTCTCCTGGGAAGCAGGTCTCCAACTGCTGCCAGCGCGGCGCGGCTGAATCCGCCGCTGAGCGCTGCAGCCAGAGTCTGCGGCAGGGACGAGGGGCGCGCCCGCTCACGGTAAGCTGCTGGGGAGCGATTGGCTCGCGAGCGCTCTCGGCGCTCTTCCGCCAGCTATTTCGGCAAAGTGAAGTTGCTGACACACAGGAAACGCTCTGACCACTCAGAGCCCTCTGCCTGCAGCCCTAGAGCGGACCCGTGGAGGGCAGAAGCCTCTGGGGCCCCCAGGAACCGTGCCAGGTTTGTGCAGGCTCCGAGCTGCCAACAGCCCCACGCTGGGAACGCCCGGGCTTTGCCGTGCGCCTCTGCACCGAGACCAGACTCCCCGAGCAAGCAGGAACCTGCTGCTCCAACTGAGCCTGCTTTCAAAGGAGGCAGGGTTGGGCGGGGGACGGGGAGAGGCTATTTCTGCGCTTTCGTCtgcttttccctttttatttcagTGTTGATTTTCTTAATTAACCAAATGCTCCTAAACCGATGTCATAGGTAGTATCAACGTGAGAATTTCTAAAAAGGCCTTgtaaaaatattagtttataCTTCTCGCTGCTTCAGCACAGTGTAACTGGATACCTACCACCTATCGACTTCATAAACTCCCCAGTTCTCCTGTCCAAAACATTTCATTAGAGATTAGAGGCTgcaataaaagtaattaagaataCGTTGTTTTGgaatttaagaatattaaatacagttttatacAGGTTAGATGTAAAGGACAATTACAACTCCATATTGATTAAGATATGGTTTGGGAGTTTTATTACCAATCCTATGTCTTTAGATTAAAATTAGTCGTAGTTATCTCTAGTAAGTATTTTAACAATACAAGTTGAGACTTCCTTAAATACTACAGTTATTGAAAACTTGTTTTCATGGCTGGAATGCATCAAAAATTTAGCCAATGTATTTCAAAATTGTATGTAAGTTTAATTGGAAAATAGTATTAGCTGTTCAGGGACATATTTCAGTGGACCCACACAGGAATATAATCTAGCAGTTCTTGACCTTTGCTAATTAGCAGAATATTTTATGTGAGATACTTACAAAGGCTTTtctcttagaagaaataaaaaaatcccaaaaaaagtacctgtaaaatatatatcataaagaGTTCTGTCTGATCTTAGAAGTTACatgatagttttctttaaaaaaaaaaatgctcaaaagaaaaccacaagccCCTGGCTTTGATACTACAGAAGAAAATCCCCTCAAAAAACCCATCTATAGGAACAGGTATAGAAAGGAACAAACCCAAACATATGGTATTGGGGGCAAAATGGTATATTGAATTGTAGTCAATCGAacagcataaaaataaatgataaaactaGAGTGAATTACCCAAAGGACATGAATGTTGCTATTTTGAAGCcagttttaattgaaataaatgcTACAGgtgtcagttttctcatctatgaagTAAGGGAGTTGGAtttgattatgttttatttttcattccagTCCCCAAATGAAGTGATTCTATAATTCTGAGCCTTAACATTTTCATATTGGTTGATTGGGATGGCAATAACTGGACTAATATtccattaagagagagagaggaaagcaaggAAAACCATTAAGAGTTCCATTGGTACTCAGTAGGTCCTAACTCCTTACTGCTCTTCAGTTTTCATTTGCAACATAAGCAATATGTAACCTTCCTCAGAAGTCCTTTGCAAATGCATTAACTCAATAATGTGAGTGTTTTGAAATGTACACTTAGTCCAAATATCATTAAGTACATTCAGAAAACTTGACTTTTACTAGGAATTTGGAGGAGATAGTTGTCCTGAGTATACCACAGACTTCTTTTCAATGatgttaaaaaagtaaatttgtaaACACTGCTTTTACATCCAGcatatttaactatatttttataacatgctTAAATATAGGATCTGAGAAGAGGTCACAATCATGGGAAAGTCGGATCTGTTTAGTATTAGACTCACAAACAAAAAGGCTTCTCTTTTTGTGTTTATAAAGACTCTTATAACCATCATTAGGAAAtcacttctttctccttccttaaaGCCACAGAAAATCTAAAAGTCATCAGGGACAGAAAGATCATTGAAAAAATTCTAATCAAAGGCCATAAGCATAAAGGGTGAAAAACCCTTCTGATAAACATAAAAGATAAAGTTCCTCAACTTTAAAGTTGAGACTaagaaatatgaaattaaataaacagTACTACAGATGCTAAGCCTAATCTGGGTGGCAGTATGAAAAGAGAGTGCCAGTGTGTAGAACAGCTGTCGTGATTTTGCAGGCAAGAAGCATTGAGACCCTCACTGAAGAGTTAGAGGCATCCTTTGAGAGACCTATCTAAGTATAGTAGGTAAGATGTGATAACTTCTGAGATACCTTAAGAAAGTGAGGAGACTCTTATATTCAccaagaagaaaacaggagaaagaaaagaaagggtctAAGGAATTCACAGCCAGTGTCCCCCAGTGGAGCAAGAGAAGGCAAGAGGGCTGAGGTGGAATGGAAAAGGACAAAGAGCATACTgagaaagtgaaaggaagggCCCTGTGCTGCAAAGGGCCCAGCTGCTCCTATAAATTATGCACTTGTCATGGATCCAATCAGTAGACTTCCTGAAATTTATTTCATTAAGAATCACAGCAGGGGTAGAGGACACAGAATCGCGACAGCTGGGTTGCTCCAAGgttggaaggaggagagggggccaAGAGACCAGGGAGGCcctgggaaagagaagggagatggaAAATGGGAGGGGGGCCGAGAAGGAAGGCGGGAgggtaaggaggagaaagcaagaTTCTTGCACAGTTAGGTAGAGACCTTTGGAAAGCTCACTGAGGATTGCTTTTCAACAATTTAGCTTTAAATCTGGGTGGATGTCAGGGGAGAGATGTAGGAGGTGGTGAGATGACACAGGTTACATGTTCCTGTGATCAAAGTAATGTCCCTATTGAGTATCTGCCCTTTGGCAGATGACACTGAATGAGGTTTTCTAACTGTGTCCTATCACTTGCAGGAATCTGTAGAATCCCAGCATTTACTTTTCCATCCTTCCGAAAGTTTCTGGCTCCCAGAGTACTCAAGGCAACAGTTTGATTCCTGTTTTAATATTGCTCTGATCCCCATACATATGGAGCTCTAAGTTCCTAGTCTTGGGCActttatgatattttcaaaacaattttgTTAAGTCCAGACTAAAAGACTCTAGACCTGGCTTTGTAGCCTCAGTCTTTCTCTAATCATCTTTATCAATAAATATTCCCTTTGTTCTCTTTGTTTCTGACCTCTCTAGGTTCACTAAGGCATGTCTCCCAACATTTACTGATAACAGATTAGAAATGCTATATTACATGCCAGTTCTACAGTTTCTTTAAGAATACTCttagcttgcctgaccaggcattggcacagtggatagagcgtcagactgggatgccaaggacccaggttcgaaaccccaaggttgccagtttgagcgtgggctcatctggtttgagcaaaagctcaccagcttggacctgaggtctctggctcgagcaaggggttactcggtctactgaaggcccatggtcaaggcacatatgagaaaacaatcaatgaacaactaaggtgtcacaatgaaaaaccgatagttgatgcttctcatctttcttcgtttctgtctgtccctctctctgactctgtctctgtaaaaaaaaaaaaaaaaaaaaaaaaagaaagaaaaaatactcttAGCTTTTGGAGAAGACagggaaataaatgtttataaagccTGTGGGTACACAGATATCTTTAGAGCCAGAGACCCGTATATGAGGTCTCCCACCATAATTGTTGACCCATAGAAGGTTTCCATGGTAGCAGAAGGGATAAGAATAGGACATTATTTGAATTACCTGTTATCATTATTATATCCATCATAAAGAAATTATTGAGCTTTGGcacatattttgaatatataagtTAAATTGCAAATaggcaaataaaaattatgtgtgaaaataaaaagctgggtttttttgttttttgttttttgttttttttttttacggagacagagagagaatcagagagagggacagacaggaatggagaaagatgagaagcatcaatcataagttttttgttgcgacaccttagttgtttattgattgctttctcatatgggggGGTGAGAAACCCCCCcattgactgtggggctacagcagactgagtaaccccttgctcaagctagtggccttggctccaagctggtgagctctgctcaaaccagatgaacccgcactcaagctggcaacctccgggtctcaaacctggtcctccacatcccagtctaatgctctatccactgcacaacctcctggtcaggcaaaaaaagctGTTTTCTTATGCTAAGTCTCATCTTCTATTAGCTCACTCCTGCAGTGTTGATTTCAATTATGTCCTGAATGTTTcacatttttcaatattaaagttAATAGCAGTTGTTGTCACTCATATGTCAGATTTTGGAATTTGGCTCTCTGAAAAGTTGATGATAAGTTTTCACCAGTAACACTCAAAATGTAACCCAACATTAAATAGAtgagcatttttataattttcctaggtTAGATTTTTGTAGAAAGGCTGGCAGGATGGACTAACTGCAGAGTCTTCTTACAGTAGTCAAACTTTGGACACCCTTCTGGAAAGATATCTCAGTGACCAGAAAAAGCACCCAATTAGTTAACATACTAAGGCAAAATGGTCCCATCCCTTGTTGTAGAAACAATGAAGTGGAATTTAAAAACACTATTATAGAAACAGTTAAACAGTAATTTGCAGTTGGCAAAGAATCAAAATAGACTAGATAATACTTTAGGTTGTAGAAGTAATTAGTTACTCCTTGagaaattcttttgtttttaaggatAAGTTTTAGCAGACCTTCAGAATATGATTTTCATCTCTCAGCTTTAGTTCTAGACACCTGATACTGTAgataaatatttatctaaaagACTGGCAACGTCTACTTTGAGTCTCTTAGTAGTTTCCCAAAATTGAATCTGCATACAGATTGCTTAGGAGCTCTCACTAAAAAGCATTTGTAGATACGGGGTGGAGCCTAATAATTGCATGTCTAACAAGTTTCCTTTGATGTCCAAGCTCCTCATCCAACTGTACACTTCTCTGAGTagcaagatattttttttataattcttttatttttattcatcttttagagaggagaaagagagagagagagagagagagagagagagaaagggtggaggagcaggaagcatcaactcccatatgtgccttgaccagacaagtgcagggttttgaaccagcgacctcagtgtttcaggtcaatgctttatccaccgcaccaccacaggtcaggctgagtagcAAGATTTTATATGATCTTGACAAACATTGCTTTACTAGGCCGACTTAAAACCAATTCATATTTAGTGACTAAAATACCTTAAAAGTTTAGAAATCTTAAACTATAGCATACATGTGTCacacactatttaaaatatttttaatgtattaattcaTAACACATGATTTTGGAGGCAACAGAACTGGGTTCAAACATCACTTAGGACTACTTAAAAACTGTGTAACTAGACACATTGTCAAACCTGTCCTGTGTCAATGTTCTTATTAAATAA
The DNA window shown above is from Saccopteryx bilineata isolate mSacBil1 chromosome 2, mSacBil1_pri_phased_curated, whole genome shotgun sequence and carries:
- the P2RY1 gene encoding P2Y purinoceptor 1 translates to MTEMLWLEEENYQDVPNRTDAVFLAGPDSPWGNSTVASTLAFKCSLTKTGFQFYYLPAVYILVFIIGFLGNSVAIWMFIFHMKPWSGISVYMFNLAVADFLYVLTLPALISYYFNKTDWVFGGAMCKLQRFMFHVNLYGSILFLTCISVHRYSGVVYPLKSLGRLKKKNAIYISLLVWFVVVVWISPIIFYARTGIRKNNTTTCYDTAPDDNLRGYFIYSMCTTVAMFCVPLVLILGCYGLIVRALIYNDLDNSPLRRKSIYLVIIVLTVFGVSYIPFHVMKTMNLRARLDYQTPEMCAFNDRVYATYQVTRGLASLNSCVDPILYFLAGDTFRRRLSRATRKASRRSEANLQSKSEDMTLNILSEFKQNGDTSL